In the genome of Montipora foliosa isolate CH-2021 chromosome 3, ASM3666993v2, whole genome shotgun sequence, one region contains:
- the LOC137994608 gene encoding large ribosomal subunit protein bL19m-like gives MASRLRSRLKLLSPYIDEKVFRNIERRLESIPQPERKPKNLNSISEKKGYHIDESNNTAQESVLNLQQRRTDVTTLHNKHKIKVSVDKWYQTNTAELDVKSIYKTLPNAKVALEGTTPEPRFLWKEKGWPNGFPHSPEEAKTDVMTYLEQKDCYRRLQKLDMKDFSVGSIVAVTRADPLIAKGRLKFVGICIAKNHWQNTLGATFTLRNVVEGEPVEVNFQLYSPLIQRIEVLKHMRRHRKALWYLRDYPPSMSSVNEKMKAVPYTKEPELYIPTKEEKKKVKAWFSGVWKAKRR, from the exons ATGGCGTCCCGATTGAGATCTCGGCTGAAACTGTTGTCGCCATATATAGATGAGAAAGTATTCCGAAATATCGAGAGACGCTTGGAAAGTATTCCACAACCGGAAAGGAAACCTAAGAATCTGAATTCCATCTCag AGAAAAAGGGATACCACATAGACGAGTCAAACAATACTGCGCAAGAAAGTGTGCTAAATTTGCAGCAAAGAAGGACTGATGTTACCACGTTGCATAACAAACACAAG ATAAAAGTTAGTGTGGACAAGTGGTACCAGACAAATACAGCAGAACTTGATGTCAAATCAATCTACAAGACTCTACCCAATGCTAAAGTGGCACTGGAAGGCACTACTCCAGAACCCCGTTTTCTCTGGAAAGAAAAAGGCTGGCCAAATGGTTTTCCACATTCTCCTGAAGAAGCTAAAACAGATGTCATGACATACTTGGAACAAAAAGACTGTTACCGCAGGTTGCAGAAACTGGATATGAAGGATTTCTCTGTCGGCAGTATTGTAGCAGTCACCAGAGCAGATCCTCTCATTGCCAAAGGAAGACTCAA ATTTGTAGGAATCTGTATAGCCAAGAACCATTGGCAAAACACGTTAGGCGCGACGTTTACTCTACGCAACGTGGTTGAAGGGGAACCGGTAGAAGTCAATTTTCAGCTATATTCACCACTTATTCAGCGGATAGAAGTATTAAAGCACATGCGCAGACACAGAAAAGCGCTTTGGTATCTGAGAGACTATCCACCCTCCATGAGTTCGGTCAATGAAAAGATGAAGGCAGTGCCTTACACAAAAGAACCAGAGCTCTATATTCCCACAAAAGAGGAGAAAAAGAAGGTTAAGGCTTGGTTTAGTGGCGTGTGGAAAGCTAAAAGAAGATAG